One Capra hircus breed San Clemente chromosome 29, ASM170441v1, whole genome shotgun sequence genomic region harbors:
- the LOC102176396 gene encoding olfactory receptor 8G1-like — protein sequence MAKGNHSSVTEFILAGLTEQSQLQLPLFLLFLGIYVVTVVGNLGMITLIGLSSHLHTPMYYFLSSLSFIDLCHSTVITPKMLVNFVIEKNTISYPECITQLYFFLLFAASECYMLAAMAYDRYVAICSPLLYNSIMSHQACLSLISGVYMMGLACAFSHTGCMLRVHFCKLNVINHYFCDLLPLLKLSCSSTYVNEILVLCFGALNIFAPILTILSSYIFIISSILHIRSMEGRSKAFSTCSSHISAVTIFYGSAAFMYLQPSSVSSMDQGKVSSVFYTIIVPMLNPLIYSLRNKDVNVALKKILERRIFL from the coding sequence ATGgcaaaaggaaatcactcctCAGTGACTGAGTTTATCCTTGCTGGGCTAACAGAACAGTCACAACTCCAgctgccccttttcctcctcttcctaggAATCTATGTGGTCACGGTGGTGGGGAACCTGGGCATGATCACACTGATTGGTCTTAGTTCTCAcctgcacacccccatgtactattTCCTCAGTAGCTTGTCCTTCATTGACCTCTGTCATTCCACTGTCATTACCCCCAAAATGCTGGTGAACTTTGTGATAGAGAAGAACACCATCTCCTACCCTGAATGCATAACTCAGCTTTACTTCTTCCTCCTTTTTGCTGCCTCTGAGTGCTACATGTTGGCTGCAATGGCATATGACCGCTATGTTGCCATCTGTAGCCCCTTGCTGTATAATTCCATCATGTCACATCAGGCCTGTTTGTCCCTCATTTCGGGAGTGTATATGATGGGATTGGCATGTGCATTCTCTCACACAGGCTGCATGCTTAGGGTTCATTTCTGCAAATTAAATGTGATCAACCATTATTTCTGTGATCTTCTACCTCTCCTAAAGCTCTCCTGCTCTAGCACCTATGTCAACGAAATACTGGTTCTATGCTTTGGTGCACTTAACATCTTTGCCCCCATCCTGACCATCCTCAGCTCCTACATCTTCATCATCTCCAGCATCCTCCACATTCGTTCCATGGAGGGCAGGTCCAAAGCCTTCAGCACGTGCAGCTCCCACATCTCAGCTGTCACTATTTTCTATGGATCTGCAGCATTTATGTACCTGCAGCCATCATCTGTGAGCTCCATGGACCAAGGGAAAGTGTCCTCTGTGTTTTATACTATTATTGTGCCCATGCTTAATCCCCTGATCTACAGCCTCAGGAATAAAGATGTCAATGTTGCCCtgaagaaaattcttgagagaagAATATTTTTGTGA